The following coding sequences are from one uncultured Devosia sp. window:
- the ubiA gene encoding 4-hydroxybenzoate octaprenyltransferase: MTDTPPGTVADAQSGNLVDRYAPAWLKPYARLARWDRPIGIWLLFWPCIWGLGLAAVSAPDRGFDWIAAILMFLGACLMRGAGCTFNDIVDRDIDIKVARTRSRPIPSGQVTAREALYFMVAQALLASAILFQFNRFTVYACVASLVLVAIYPFMKRITWWPQAFLGLAFSYGALVGWSSQTGGLGWAPVLLYAGTILWVIGYDTLYALQDIEDDALIGVKSTARLFGDHVKPVVAVLYVGAFLLWISAALLVGGGIIFAALSLIAGGILVWQVLTIDPSGPENPRSRFYSNHYVGIVLSLALLAEWVW; the protein is encoded by the coding sequence ATGACCGATACCCCTCCCGGCACCGTTGCCGATGCCCAGTCGGGCAATCTGGTGGATCGCTATGCGCCGGCCTGGCTGAAGCCCTATGCGCGCCTGGCCCGGTGGGATCGCCCCATCGGCATCTGGCTGCTGTTTTGGCCCTGCATCTGGGGCCTTGGCCTCGCCGCCGTCAGCGCACCCGATCGTGGCTTCGATTGGATCGCGGCCATCCTGATGTTCCTTGGCGCCTGCCTGATGCGCGGTGCCGGCTGCACCTTCAACGACATCGTTGATCGCGACATCGACATCAAGGTCGCCCGCACCCGCTCGCGGCCCATCCCGTCGGGACAGGTGACCGCCCGCGAGGCGCTCTATTTCATGGTTGCCCAGGCACTGCTCGCCTCGGCAATCCTCTTTCAGTTCAACCGCTTCACCGTCTATGCCTGCGTCGCCTCGCTGGTGCTGGTCGCCATCTATCCCTTCATGAAGCGCATCACCTGGTGGCCCCAGGCCTTCCTTGGCCTCGCCTTTTCCTATGGCGCGCTGGTGGGCTGGTCATCGCAGACCGGCGGCCTCGGCTGGGCGCCGGTGCTGCTCTATGCCGGCACCATCCTCTGGGTCATCGGCTACGACACGCTCTATGCCCTGCAGGATATCGAGGATGACGCGCTGATCGGCGTCAAATCCACGGCGCGCCTGTTCGGCGACCACGTCAAACCGGTCGTCGCCGTGCTTTATGTGGGTGCATTCCTGCTCTGGATCAGCGCCGCGCTGCTGGTCGGCGGTGGCATCATCTTCGCGGCCCTGTCGCTGATCGCCGGCGGCATCCTGGTCTGGCAGGTGCTGACGATTGATCCATCGGGCCCGGAGAATCCGCGATCGCGGTTTTACAGCAACCACTATGTCGGGATCGTTCTGTCGCTGGCACTGCTGGCGGAGTGGGTTTGGTAA
- a CDS encoding 16S rRNA (uracil(1498)-N(3))-methyltransferase has protein sequence MPRSHSALPRLYVEPDLASGGQLALGKEQSLYLAAVLRKSVGDEVVVFNGRHGAWLARLSSDSKKSVVLELVEQIAAQTPVSDLWYGFAPLKTERLDYVIQKAVEMGAGTIQPVLTRFTQVSRLKHDKLVANAIEAAEQCEVLSVPVVEAEMTLEKLIDSWPEDRALIFADEGEASSSPVEALGALKGRKVGVLIGPEGGFSDEERAKLRALPYVVPISLGPRILRADTAAVAALAVIQAIIGDWR, from the coding sequence ATGCCCCGTAGCCATTCCGCCCTGCCCCGTTTGTATGTCGAACCCGATCTTGCTTCGGGTGGCCAGTTGGCGCTGGGCAAGGAGCAATCGCTGTATCTGGCCGCCGTGCTGCGCAAGAGCGTGGGTGACGAGGTGGTGGTGTTCAACGGCCGCCATGGCGCGTGGCTCGCGCGACTCAGCAGCGATTCGAAAAAATCGGTCGTGCTGGAGCTCGTCGAGCAGATCGCCGCGCAGACGCCGGTTTCTGACCTCTGGTACGGCTTTGCGCCGCTCAAGACCGAGCGGCTGGACTATGTGATCCAGAAGGCTGTGGAAATGGGGGCGGGCACGATCCAGCCGGTTCTCACGCGCTTCACCCAGGTCAGCCGGCTCAAACATGACAAGCTCGTCGCCAATGCGATCGAGGCGGCCGAGCAATGCGAAGTGCTGAGTGTGCCGGTGGTCGAGGCCGAGATGACGCTGGAAAAGCTCATCGATTCCTGGCCGGAAGACCGGGCCCTGATCTTTGCTGACGAGGGCGAAGCCTCGTCGTCGCCCGTCGAGGCGCTGGGCGCGCTCAAGGGTCGCAAGGTGGGCGTGCTGATAGGTCCGGAGGGCGGATTTTCCGACGAGGAACGCGCGAAACTGCGTGCCCTGCCCTATGTGGTGCCGATCAGCCTTGGCCCGCGAATCCTGCGGGCGGACACGGCGGCCGTCGCCGCATTGGCCGTTATTCAAGCTATCATCGGTGATTGGCGATAA
- a CDS encoding glutamate--cysteine ligase produces the protein MASADTNSPLIDSRADLIEAMARGAKPQSEWRIGTEHEKHVFHTNPLRPVTYEGPQGVKALLDGVEKETGWHPFYDGDNVIGLRNDAVAGGISLEPGGQFELSGAPMEDLHGTAAEMAEHMRVAKKVAAPLDIHFLGLGVTPLWSVDQIPSMPKSRYGIMKPYMEKVGTLGSSMMFRSCTVQANLDFSSEADMVKKLRVAVALQPVATALFASSPFSEGRDSGYLSFRSHIWLNTDDDRTGMLPFAFDEGFGFEQYADYALDVPMYFVIRNGQYVNVAGESFRAFLRGELPQLPGEKPTIKDWEDHLSTIFPEVRLKQFLEMRGADMGDEKSVTALSAFWTGLLYDEVSLEAAYELIEPWSNEERDYMRREVPRLGLETPHDRSNLYDVAAQAVGIAEAGLVRRDRRNAQGKDETIHLAPLEETIRHAQSPAQRWLEKFRTEWNGDVTPVFKEAEM, from the coding sequence ATGGCCAGCGCCGACACCAATTCCCCCCTGATCGACTCGCGAGCCGATCTGATCGAGGCCATGGCGCGCGGCGCCAAGCCCCAGAGCGAATGGCGGATCGGCACGGAACATGAAAAGCATGTCTTCCACACCAATCCGCTGCGCCCGGTTACCTATGAAGGGCCGCAGGGCGTCAAGGCGCTGCTCGATGGCGTCGAGAAGGAAACCGGCTGGCACCCGTTCTACGATGGCGACAATGTCATCGGGCTGCGCAATGATGCGGTCGCTGGTGGCATTTCGCTCGAGCCGGGCGGGCAGTTCGAGTTGAGTGGCGCGCCTATGGAAGATCTCCATGGCACGGCGGCCGAAATGGCCGAGCATATGCGCGTGGCCAAGAAGGTCGCCGCGCCGCTCGATATTCACTTCCTGGGCCTGGGTGTGACCCCGCTGTGGTCGGTCGACCAGATTCCGTCGATGCCCAAGTCACGCTACGGCATCATGAAGCCCTATATGGAAAAGGTCGGCACGCTCGGCAGTTCCATGATGTTCCGCAGCTGCACCGTGCAGGCCAATCTCGACTTTTCGAGCGAGGCGGACATGGTCAAGAAGCTCCGCGTCGCCGTGGCGCTGCAGCCGGTGGCCACCGCGCTCTTTGCCAGCTCGCCTTTCTCGGAAGGCCGCGATTCCGGCTATCTGAGCTTCCGCAGCCATATCTGGCTCAATACCGACGACGATCGCACCGGCATGCTGCCCTTCGCCTTCGACGAAGGTTTCGGCTTCGAGCAATATGCCGACTACGCGCTCGACGTGCCGATGTATTTCGTCATCCGCAATGGGCAATATGTGAACGTGGCGGGCGAGAGCTTCCGCGCGTTTCTCCGTGGTGAGCTGCCGCAACTGCCGGGCGAAAAGCCGACGATCAAGGATTGGGAAGATCATCTCTCGACGATTTTCCCCGAGGTGCGGCTCAAGCAGTTCCTCGAAATGCGCGGCGCCGACATGGGCGACGAAAAGTCGGTGACGGCGCTCTCGGCTTTCTGGACGGGCCTGCTCTATGACGAGGTCTCGCTCGAAGCGGCCTATGAGCTGATCGAACCGTGGTCCAATGAAGAGCGCGACTATATGCGCCGCGAAGTGCCGCGGCTGGGTCTCGAAACCCCGCATGACCGCTCGAACCTTTACGATGTGGCAGCGCAGGCCGTGGGCATTGCCGAGGCGGGCCTCGTGCGTCGCGATCGCCGCAACGCACAGGGCAAGGACGAGACCATCCACCTGGCGCCGCTCGAAGAAACGATCCGCCATGCGCAATCCCCAGCCCAGCGCTGGCTGGAAAAATTCCGCACCGAGTGGAATGGCGATGTGACCCCGGTGTTCAAAGAAGCCGAGATGTAA
- the purD gene encoding phosphoribosylamine--glycine ligase, whose protein sequence is MRVLVIGSGGREHALAWKIAQSPKLTKLFIAPGNGGTGSVAEKVVVDITDHKAVVDFCRVMAIDFVVVGPDAQVVAGLGDDVRAAGIACFCPSKAAGQLEGSKGFTKQLCDEMDIPTAAYGRFDSEAKALAYLYTQSAPIVVKADGLAAGKGVTVAMSVEDAEEAIIDCFSGAFGESGASVVIEEFMEGEEVSLFVLCDGENILPLTTAQDHKRVFDGDQGPNTGGMGAYSPAPVMTREIYEEVIEKVIWPTVRGLKARGTPYQGVLYAGLMLTPDGPKLVEYNARFGDPETQVLMLRMESDLLPLLHATATGTLKGHDVSWKDQYALTVILATEGYPGSYGMGSEIRGVDGLDGDELVVFHAGTRRDGDRLLAAGGRVLNMTALGATVQEAQQSAYRGVDAIDWPEGFCRRDIGWREIARQFTTSD, encoded by the coding sequence ATGCGGGTTTTGGTGATTGGGTCGGGCGGGCGCGAGCATGCCCTGGCGTGGAAAATCGCGCAGTCGCCGAAACTCACCAAGCTGTTCATTGCGCCGGGCAATGGCGGCACCGGGTCCGTCGCCGAGAAGGTCGTCGTCGACATCACCGACCACAAGGCGGTCGTGGATTTCTGCCGGGTGATGGCGATCGATTTCGTCGTCGTGGGGCCGGACGCGCAGGTTGTCGCCGGTTTGGGCGATGATGTGCGGGCGGCCGGGATTGCCTGTTTCTGCCCCAGCAAGGCCGCCGGACAGCTCGAAGGCTCGAAGGGCTTTACCAAGCAACTTTGCGACGAGATGGATATTCCCACCGCCGCCTATGGCCGGTTCGATAGCGAAGCGAAGGCTTTGGCCTATCTTTACACCCAGAGCGCGCCGATCGTGGTCAAGGCCGATGGCCTGGCAGCGGGCAAGGGCGTAACCGTGGCGATGAGCGTCGAGGATGCGGAAGAGGCCATTATCGATTGCTTCTCCGGGGCCTTTGGCGAATCCGGAGCCTCGGTGGTCATCGAAGAATTCATGGAGGGCGAGGAGGTCAGCCTCTTCGTGCTTTGCGATGGCGAGAACATCCTGCCGCTGACCACGGCGCAGGACCACAAGCGGGTTTTTGATGGCGACCAGGGCCCCAATACCGGCGGCATGGGGGCCTATTCGCCGGCACCTGTGATGACGCGCGAGATCTATGAGGAGGTGATCGAGAAGGTCATCTGGCCGACGGTGCGCGGGCTCAAGGCGCGGGGGACGCCCTATCAGGGCGTGCTTTATGCCGGGCTGATGCTGACGCCGGACGGGCCGAAGCTCGTCGAATACAATGCTCGCTTCGGCGATCCGGAGACGCAGGTGCTGATGCTGCGGATGGAGAGCGACCTGCTGCCGCTGTTGCATGCGACGGCAACCGGTACGCTAAAGGGCCATGACGTCAGCTGGAAGGACCAATATGCGCTGACGGTGATCCTTGCCACCGAGGGCTATCCTGGCAGCTATGGCATGGGCAGCGAAATCCGCGGCGTGGATGGGCTCGACGGCGACGAACTTGTTGTGTTTCACGCGGGAACGCGGCGCGACGGCGACCGTTTACTGGCTGCCGGTGGACGCGTGCTGAATATGACAGCCTTGGGCGCGACTGTGCAGGAGGCGCAGCAGAGTGCTTACCGAGGCGTGGATGCGATTGACTGGCCAGAAGGCTTCTGCCGCCGCGACATCGGATGGCGCGAGATCGCCCGCCAGTTCACCACATCCGACTGA